From Chryseobacterium shandongense, the proteins below share one genomic window:
- a CDS encoding aminotransferase class I/II-fold pyridoxal phosphate-dependent enzyme produces the protein MEKIYGFTHYSFFSEMSELAIKHNSYDLSLGLADFDIDPRLKTFLKESADFSTHHYEPLAGSPLLIESIIRYNSGRSNRITLNERQITITPCATFTLHTALKCIVDQGDEVIVIQPCYYTYGPSIVLNHGIPVYYDVEYDFTINWEKLGNCISEKTKAIIVNSPQNPTGKVWSENEWNQLYEIIKDKEIYLISEEIYDTYCYDGVEHYSAFLHPELQKRCFCIFSFGKMFHSTGWKVSYLLSSEDLTIKFRCHQQYISYSANAPCQYAIAKYLDIFDSYKNQNMMQKKRDLFYDLIKETPFEAEYKAEGAVFQVVNFRNISKTMTDVEFSKWLTVDKGVACLPLSAFYNSKENSDYVRFSFAKNDELIINALEHLRKNL, from the coding sequence ATGGAGAAAATTTACGGATTTACCCATTACTCTTTTTTTTCTGAAATGTCTGAGTTGGCTATTAAACACAATAGCTATGATCTTTCTCTTGGTCTCGCAGATTTTGATATTGACCCCAGGCTGAAAACTTTTCTGAAAGAATCAGCTGATTTCTCCACTCATCATTATGAACCTTTAGCCGGAAGTCCTTTATTAATTGAAAGCATTATTCGTTATAATTCCGGAAGAAGCAACAGAATTACGCTGAATGAGCGCCAAATAACCATAACACCTTGTGCAACCTTTACTTTACATACCGCATTAAAATGCATTGTTGATCAAGGAGATGAAGTAATTGTTATCCAACCCTGTTATTATACATACGGACCGTCAATTGTTTTGAATCATGGAATTCCGGTGTATTATGACGTTGAATATGATTTTACCATCAACTGGGAAAAACTTGGTAATTGCATATCCGAAAAAACAAAGGCAATTATTGTTAATTCGCCACAAAATCCTACTGGGAAAGTATGGTCTGAAAACGAATGGAATCAACTATATGAAATCATAAAAGATAAAGAAATCTATCTTATTTCAGAAGAGATTTATGATACTTACTGTTATGATGGTGTTGAACATTACAGTGCCTTTCTTCATCCTGAACTTCAGAAAAGGTGCTTCTGTATTTTTTCTTTCGGTAAAATGTTTCATTCCACCGGATGGAAAGTGAGCTATCTTTTGTCTTCCGAAGATCTTACAATAAAATTCAGATGCCATCAGCAGTATATCTCTTATAGTGCCAATGCTCCCTGCCAATATGCCATAGCGAAATATCTTGATATCTTTGATTCTTACAAAAATCAAAATATGATGCAGAAAAAGCGTGATCTTTTTTATGATCTTATAAAAGAAACACCTTTTGAAGCTGAATATAAAGCCGAAGGCGCAGTTTTTCAGGTTGTCAATTTCCGGAATATTTCCAAAACCATGACAGATGTTGAGTTTTCAAAATGGCTTACTGTTGATAAGGGTGTTGCTTGCCTCCCGCTTTCCGCTTTTTATAATTCGAAAGAAAACTCAGATTATGTACGTTTCAGTTTTGCAAAGAATGATGAACTGATTATTAATGCGCTGGAGCATTTGAGAAAAAATCTCTAA
- a CDS encoding M28 family metallopeptidase, translating to MKKLLVPVCTAVALISCGTAKNTSDVSSSQNSPVVKGDKAFLSAYKEIKASDLKKNLYVIASDEMEGRDTGSPGQKKAGEYMVNYYKNIGISFPKKLGSYYQKVPSDFMKKRGGSDLPDSENILAFIEGSEKPEEIVVVSAHYDHVGMQNGVVYNGADDDGSGTVAVMEIAKAFHAAKKAGKGPKRSILFLHVTGEEHGLFGSEYYTDNPVFPLANTVVDLNIDMIGRDDPENRGKQYVYVIGSEMLSSQLKVINEEANKRTNNLELNYKYDDPKDPQRLYYRSDHYNFAKNNVPVAFFFDGIHEDYHKPTDDVEKINYELLAKRTQLVFATAWEIANRSERIIVDKK from the coding sequence ATGAAAAAACTATTAGTTCCTGTATGTACAGCAGTTGCACTTATAAGTTGTGGAACTGCAAAAAACACCTCTGATGTTTCTTCTTCTCAAAATTCCCCTGTTGTAAAAGGTGACAAGGCTTTTCTTTCTGCCTATAAAGAGATTAAAGCATCCGATCTGAAGAAGAACTTGTATGTAATTGCTTCCGACGAAATGGAAGGTAGGGATACGGGAAGCCCCGGACAGAAAAAGGCGGGAGAATATATGGTTAATTATTATAAAAACATTGGAATTTCCTTTCCAAAGAAACTTGGTTCCTATTATCAGAAAGTTCCTTCCGATTTTATGAAAAAAAGGGGCGGATCGGATCTTCCGGATTCCGAAAATATTCTTGCTTTTATTGAAGGATCTGAAAAACCTGAAGAAATTGTTGTTGTTTCTGCACATTACGACCATGTAGGTATGCAAAATGGCGTTGTTTATAACGGTGCAGATGATGACGGAAGCGGAACGGTGGCTGTTATGGAAATTGCAAAAGCATTCCATGCTGCAAAAAAAGCAGGAAAAGGACCTAAAAGATCCATATTATTTCTGCATGTGACCGGAGAAGAACACGGACTTTTCGGTTCTGAATATTATACTGACAATCCAGTATTTCCGCTTGCCAATACGGTTGTTGATCTTAATATCGACATGATCGGACGTGATGATCCCGAAAATCGCGGAAAACAATATGTATATGTAATCGGGTCCGAAATGCTGAGCTCCCAGCTGAAAGTAATCAACGAAGAAGCAAATAAGAGAACAAATAATCTGGAACTGAATTATAAATACGATGATCCAAAAGATCCTCAAAGATTATATTATCGTTCTGATCATTATAATTTTGCTAAAAATAATGTCCCGGTTGCTTTTTTCTTTGATGGAATTCATGAAGATTACCACAAGCCAACCGATGATGTTGAAAAAATTAATTATGAGCTGCTTGCTAAAAGAACACAGTTGGTTTTCGCAACAGCTTGGGAAATTGCCAACAGATCTGAAAGAATAATCGTCGATAAAAAATAA
- a CDS encoding VOC family protein has protein sequence MNQNPKSIRPFVGSQNFETSRNFYKDLGFEEVVLEPKLSLFRWKEVAFYLQDAYVKDWIDNTMLFVEVENTDEFWNYLQSLNLTDTYPGAKLLPIKIMPWGKECFLIDPCGILWHFGEFFNP, from the coding sequence ATGAATCAAAATCCAAAATCTATCCGTCCTTTTGTAGGATCACAAAACTTTGAAACCAGCAGGAATTTTTATAAAGATCTCGGATTCGAAGAAGTGGTTTTAGAACCGAAACTTTCACTTTTTCGGTGGAAAGAAGTTGCATTTTATCTTCAGGATGCGTATGTAAAAGACTGGATAGACAATACCATGCTTTTTGTCGAAGTAGAGAATACAGATGAATTTTGGAATTACCTCCAGTCCCTCAATCTTACGGATACCTATCCGGGTGCAAAATTATTACCAATAAAAATAATGCCGTGGGGTAAAGAATGCTTTTTAATTGATCCATGCGGAATTTTGTGGCATTTCGGAGAATTTTTTAATCCTTAA
- a CDS encoding endonuclease V: MIYAFDSYYSGDQAKTVCVAFSSWDSEVETEIFTERTAATADYESGAFYKRELPCILSLLKKIDLKEGDVIIVDGYVTLDNEGKIGLGGHLFKALEGKVAIIGIAKNGFNSVDDQRRSVYRGESQTPLFVTAIGTDVDEIALK, encoded by the coding sequence ATGATTTACGCATTTGATAGTTATTATTCCGGGGATCAGGCAAAAACGGTATGTGTTGCCTTTTCAAGTTGGGACTCTGAAGTTGAAACCGAAATTTTTACCGAGAGAACAGCAGCTACCGCCGATTATGAAAGTGGAGCATTTTATAAAAGAGAGCTTCCATGCATTTTAAGTCTCCTGAAAAAAATAGATCTCAAAGAAGGAGATGTGATTATAGTTGATGGATATGTAACGTTAGATAATGAAGGTAAAATTGGATTGGGCGGTCATTTATTTAAAGCGCTGGAGGGTAAGGTGGCGATTATTGGTATTGCAAAAAACGGATTTAATTCAGTGGATGATCAGAGAAGGTCTGTGTACAGGGGAGAAAGTCAAACACCATTATTTGTGACAGCTATAGGAACTGATGTAGATGAAATTGCATTAAAATAG
- a CDS encoding metal-dependent transcriptional regulator, whose amino-acid sequence MKTTLTEENYLKALFHLVDGENKVTINELSKFLSVKMPSVNNMMKKFAEKNWVIYETYKPLIVTEKGRREAALVVRKHRLTEMFLVKKMNFGWENVHEIAEQLEHVHSTLFFDKMAEILEHPKFDPHGEPIPDKDGNIIAQDLQKLSMCNTGETVIFASVTHSDDSFLNYLTERNLLLNKKIKILKIESFDKSVTVEVDGKQEILSRKATDKILVKK is encoded by the coding sequence TTGAAAACGACACTCACGGAAGAAAATTATCTGAAAGCTTTATTTCATCTAGTCGACGGTGAAAATAAAGTGACGATTAATGAGCTCAGCAAATTTTTATCCGTAAAAATGCCGAGTGTGAATAATATGATGAAAAAGTTTGCCGAAAAAAACTGGGTCATCTACGAAACTTATAAACCACTTATTGTTACCGAAAAAGGAAGACGGGAAGCCGCGCTTGTGGTGAGAAAACATCGGCTTACCGAAATGTTTCTGGTAAAAAAAATGAATTTCGGCTGGGAAAATGTACATGAAATTGCCGAACAGCTAGAGCACGTACACTCTACTCTATTCTTTGATAAAATGGCAGAAATTCTAGAACACCCGAAATTTGATCCTCATGGAGAACCGATTCCTGATAAGGATGGAAATATTATCGCACAGGATCTGCAGAAATTAAGCATGTGCAACACAGGAGAAACTGTAATATTCGCGTCCGTAACACATTCAGACGATTCTTTTCTCAACTATCTTACGGAAAGAAATTTATTGCTTAATAAAAAAATCAAAATTTTGAAAATCGAAAGCTTTGATAAATCCGTAACGGTAGAAGTTGATGGGAAACAGGAAATCTTAAGCCGAAAAGCAACCGATAAAATATTGGTTAAAAAATAA
- a CDS encoding threonine aldolase family protein, translating into MKFSFKNDYSEGCHLNILTALLNHNSDQQAGYGEDQYSLEAKNLIRQKIKSDSDIYFVSGGTQANLLVISSILKPYQCVISAATGHILNNETGAIEATGHKILSIDKEDGKLTPEDIIPVLENHKNIPHQVMPKLVYVSNSTELGTVYTLTELEKLSAFCKENHLYIFMDGARMGHGLTAEISDLTLEKVAQLTDVFYLGGTKNGALIGEAIVINNNELRQDFAFNIKQRGALLAKGRLLGIQFLELMKEDLYFELAAHANRQAMKIKKALKERGAKFLSDTYTNQIFPILSNSLIEKLSEKFEFYVWKKIDDDFSAIRIITSWNTADEPVDEFIEIINNEI; encoded by the coding sequence ATGAAATTTTCTTTTAAAAATGACTATTCCGAAGGTTGTCATCTCAATATTTTAACAGCTTTATTAAATCATAACAGTGATCAGCAGGCAGGTTATGGAGAAGATCAATATTCTTTGGAGGCAAAAAATCTTATCCGACAAAAAATAAAATCAGATTCAGATATTTATTTTGTATCTGGTGGAACCCAGGCAAACCTTCTTGTAATTTCTTCCATACTGAAACCTTATCAATGTGTGATTTCGGCTGCAACGGGGCATATCTTAAATAATGAAACGGGAGCCATTGAAGCTACTGGCCACAAAATTTTAAGCATCGATAAAGAAGATGGCAAACTCACACCGGAAGATATTATCCCTGTACTGGAAAATCATAAAAATATTCCGCATCAGGTAATGCCCAAATTGGTTTATGTTTCAAATTCTACTGAACTGGGAACCGTTTATACGCTTACAGAACTAGAAAAGCTTTCCGCTTTTTGTAAAGAAAACCATCTTTATATTTTTATGGATGGAGCGAGGATGGGGCATGGACTTACCGCGGAAATCAGTGATCTTACACTTGAAAAAGTTGCACAACTTACCGATGTTTTCTATCTCGGAGGTACAAAAAACGGAGCATTGATAGGAGAGGCTATAGTTATCAATAATAATGAACTAAGGCAGGATTTTGCTTTTAATATCAAACAGAGAGGCGCTTTGCTGGCAAAAGGAAGACTCCTGGGAATTCAGTTTTTAGAATTGATGAAAGAAGATCTGTATTTCGAACTTGCAGCACACGCAAACCGGCAGGCAATGAAAATTAAAAAGGCCTTGAAAGAAAGGGGAGCGAAGTTTCTTTCCGACACGTATACCAACCAGATTTTTCCTATTCTCAGCAATAGTTTGATTGAAAAACTGTCTGAGAAATTCGAATTTTATGTCTGGAAAAAAATTGATGATGATTTTTCGGCAATCCGTATTATTACTTCGTGGAATACTGCGGATGAACCGGTAGATGAATTTATTGAAATTATTAATAATGAAATATAA
- a CDS encoding DUF4256 domain-containing protein — protein sequence MAKKNLSKEQKETLLETLRNRFSKNMNRHKDLEWNPIERKLLENPEKLWSLNEMEITDGEPDVVGIDEATGEFLFFDCSPESPKRRSLCYDYQAWNARKANKPEGNAIDKAAEMGVEILTEEQYRKLQELGKFDLKTSSWIKTPEKIRQMGGAVFCDRRYDTVFLYHNGAESYYAARGFRGCLKV from the coding sequence ATGGCTAAAAAAAACTTATCAAAAGAACAGAAAGAAACATTGCTGGAAACCTTACGTAACCGTTTTTCAAAAAACATGAACCGGCATAAGGATCTGGAATGGAATCCAATAGAAAGAAAATTGCTCGAAAATCCGGAAAAACTATGGTCTCTGAACGAAATGGAAATCACAGATGGCGAACCGGACGTTGTCGGCATTGATGAAGCCACCGGTGAATTTTTATTCTTCGACTGTTCCCCGGAAAGTCCGAAACGAAGAAGCCTATGCTATGATTATCAAGCCTGGAATGCAAGAAAAGCTAATAAGCCGGAAGGAAATGCCATCGATAAAGCTGCCGAAATGGGTGTAGAAATATTAACCGAAGAGCAATACCGTAAACTTCAGGAGCTTGGAAAATTCGATCTTAAAACTTCAAGCTGGATAAAAACTCCGGAAAAAATCAGGCAAATGGGCGGTGCAGTTTTTTGTGACAGAAGATATGATACGGTTTTCCTATATCACAACGGCGCCGAATCTTATTATGCCGCGAGAGGATTCAGAGGTTGTCTTAAAGTTTAG
- a CDS encoding SRPBCC domain-containing protein, with amino-acid sequence MELKTKIIAEDGKQEIFIKREFNIPLELLFKAYSDPEIVSQWMGTNVLKLENIKHGSYQFETRNKNGDVVFEAHGSIHDIVPEQIIIRTFQMENTPFPAQIEFLTFEKISEDKSKITIQIIYKSVEIRDQMLKLPFAQGINLAHNRLEEIIGPSLLK; translated from the coding sequence ATGGAACTCAAAACAAAAATTATAGCCGAAGACGGCAAACAGGAAATATTTATTAAGCGAGAATTTAATATTCCTCTGGAGCTTCTTTTTAAAGCATATTCTGATCCTGAAATTGTCTCTCAGTGGATGGGAACAAACGTATTAAAGTTAGAAAACATAAAGCACGGCAGCTATCAGTTTGAAACCAGGAATAAAAACGGCGATGTCGTTTTCGAAGCACACGGAAGCATTCATGACATTGTTCCGGAGCAAATAATTATAAGAACTTTCCAGATGGAAAATACGCCGTTTCCTGCTCAGATAGAATTTTTGACATTTGAAAAAATTTCAGAGGATAAAAGTAAAATTACCATTCAGATCATTTATAAATCTGTAGAAATCAGAGATCAGATGCTAAAATTGCCATTTGCACAAGGAATCAATCTGGCTCACAATAGATTAGAAGAAATTATAGGACCGTCTCTTTTAAAATAG
- a CDS encoding metalloregulator ArsR/SmtB family transcription factor, giving the protein MNVRRDAFQAIADPTRRSILMLLASQSMTAGAISSNFDTARPTVSKHLQILSECELLTPEQKGREIIYHLNADKMKEIADFIEPFRKMWEDRFNTLENIMKNYKKK; this is encoded by the coding sequence ATGAATGTAAGACGTGATGCTTTTCAGGCCATTGCAGATCCAACCCGCAGGTCAATATTAATGTTACTGGCATCCCAATCTATGACAGCCGGCGCCATTTCATCGAATTTTGATACTGCCAGGCCCACTGTATCAAAACATCTTCAGATTCTTTCAGAATGTGAACTTCTGACGCCTGAACAAAAAGGCCGCGAAATTATTTATCATCTCAACGCAGACAAAATGAAAGAAATTGCTGATTTCATTGAACCGTTCCGCAAAATGTGGGAAGATCGATTCAATACGCTTGAAAATATCATGAAAAACTATAAGAAAAAATAA
- a CDS encoding YegP family protein, which yields MGKYIIRKSFDGKYWWVLIGPNEENLLTSEAYASRESCLKGVEISKESLKDSNFKMLMTARKYEPYFTQIADNYQILARSEMYSTAYARDAATDSVKNCAANAVIEDLS from the coding sequence ATGGGAAAGTACATTATCCGCAAATCTTTTGACGGGAAATACTGGTGGGTTTTAATAGGGCCGAACGAGGAAAATTTATTAACAAGTGAGGCTTACGCTTCAAGAGAGAGTTGTTTAAAAGGAGTTGAGATCAGTAAAGAAAGCCTGAAAGATTCAAATTTTAAAATGTTAATGACAGCGAGGAAATACGAACCGTATTTTACACAAATTGCCGATAATTATCAAATATTAGCCAGAAGCGAAATGTATTCAACGGCTTATGCCAGAGATGCAGCTACAGATAGTGTGAAGAATTGTGCGGCAAATGCAGTTATTGAAGATTTATCTTAA
- a CDS encoding phosphatidylserine decarboxylase family protein: MNHVKYRVGKWLPSDRNFLNKWIEKKIAQVNANPLPLNPAIEDLRNAIYNDAVLYMSFTSMYDQIPQGYNDQVKNFETMLQIMNQILREGPCYSQIEDQIGLVGFPINAILDWAMGTEGGYLAFTNSLVNQKLQVILNEWKNFLESSESTYVLVDGPIEQPQPDYTAPVGWFSPEALEAIASMDPLRGEGNDPYDALQNFIYNYQCQPDKPHFGYKSWDDFFTREFNPGVRKVSEEDKDSAVIVNACESAPYNCVTNAMMKDKFWMKGQPYSLLDIMDNHELAREFGDNSTVYQAFLCAKTYHRWNSPVDGSIVAIQNVPGTYYSEAPAEGYDPAGPNDSQGYIAELAARALIFIKSDNEKIGLMCFVAIGMAEVSSCEITVKPGDYVKKGDPIGTFHFGGSTHCLIFRPGVNINFDFHGQTPSLNTYNIPVKARIGVVK; the protein is encoded by the coding sequence ATGAATCACGTTAAATACAGGGTTGGAAAATGGCTTCCATCCGACAGAAATTTCCTGAATAAATGGATTGAAAAGAAAATTGCCCAGGTTAATGCAAACCCGCTTCCACTAAATCCTGCGATTGAAGATCTCAGAAATGCCATTTATAATGATGCTGTGCTTTATATGAGCTTTACCAGCATGTATGACCAGATTCCTCAGGGCTATAATGATCAGGTAAAAAACTTTGAAACCATGCTTCAGATTATGAATCAGATTCTTCGGGAGGGCCCTTGTTACAGTCAGATCGAAGATCAAATCGGTTTGGTTGGATTTCCTATCAATGCTATTCTGGACTGGGCAATGGGAACTGAAGGTGGTTATCTTGCCTTTACGAACTCATTGGTCAATCAAAAACTCCAAGTGATTTTAAATGAATGGAAAAACTTTCTCGAATCTTCGGAATCGACTTATGTTTTGGTAGACGGTCCTATAGAACAGCCACAGCCGGATTACACTGCTCCGGTTGGATGGTTTTCACCGGAAGCTCTAGAAGCTATTGCCAGTATGGACCCGTTGCGAGGGGAGGGTAATGACCCATATGATGCGCTCCAGAATTTTATCTACAACTATCAATGTCAGCCAGATAAACCACATTTCGGATATAAAAGCTGGGATGATTTTTTCACAAGGGAATTCAATCCCGGCGTTCGTAAGGTAAGTGAAGAAGATAAAGATTCGGCTGTAATTGTAAATGCCTGTGAGTCGGCGCCATATAACTGCGTTACCAATGCCATGATGAAAGACAAATTTTGGATGAAAGGCCAGCCGTATTCACTTCTGGATATTATGGATAATCATGAACTTGCCCGGGAATTCGGTGACAACAGTACCGTTTATCAGGCCTTTTTATGCGCTAAAACCTACCATCGCTGGAACAGTCCGGTTGATGGATCAATAGTAGCCATTCAAAATGTACCGGGAACCTATTATTCAGAAGCCCCGGCTGAAGGATATGATCCTGCAGGACCGAACGATTCCCAGGGATATATTGCTGAACTGGCTGCCCGTGCATTGATCTTCATCAAATCTGATAATGAAAAAATCGGGCTTATGTGTTTTGTAGCCATTGGAATGGCGGAAGTTTCCAGCTGTGAAATTACTGTTAAGCCCGGAGATTATGTTAAAAAAGGAGATCCTATCGGGACTTTCCATTTTGGAGGCTCCACACATTGCCTGATTTTCCGTCCCGGAGTTAATATTAATTTTGATTTCCACGGACAAACACCAAGCCTTAATACCTACAATATTCCGGTAAAAGCAAGGATTGGTGTTGTAAAATAA
- a CDS encoding PA2169 family four-helix-bundle protein — translation MNNKEEASVLNDLLHITNDRIEGFAKVEGKVWENYPDVKPEYAKLNSLSKVMKNELIDLIHDDGEEADDSASVAGALHRTWIDIKNSFTLGNKEESTIENVIFGEKAAAEAYQNAIDSGKLSQKSLDIVSEHLKHIKDSYDQFSKMSEYKNK, via the coding sequence ATGAACAATAAAGAAGAAGCATCAGTATTAAACGATCTGCTGCATATTACCAATGACAGAATTGAAGGATTTGCAAAAGTAGAAGGTAAAGTATGGGAAAATTATCCCGATGTAAAGCCGGAATATGCAAAGTTGAATTCTCTTTCCAAAGTAATGAAAAACGAACTCATCGATCTAATCCACGACGATGGAGAAGAAGCAGATGATTCGGCTTCCGTAGCGGGAGCATTGCACAGAACATGGATCGATATTAAAAACTCTTTCACCTTAGGAAATAAAGAAGAATCTACCATTGAAAATGTTATATTCGGAGAAAAAGCAGCTGCAGAAGCATATCAAAACGCTATAGACAGTGGAAAACTAAGCCAGAAAAGCCTGGATATTGTCTCGGAACATCTTAAGCATATCAAGGATTCTTACGATCAATTCAGTAAAATGAGTGAGTATAAAAATAAATAA
- a CDS encoding Cof-type HAD-IIB family hydrolase, with protein sequence MSSLEKPNIKAVFFDIDGTLISFKTNTIPESTQKAIKSLRKKGIKVIVATGRSINSLDHIRHITFDGFITFNGSCCITTEGKVMYKTFIDSSDIKKLIQHAEDFPLSYSLMYENKVEINDATPEVVGMYAHVNLPVPPVHNKEDIDTDHVLQANIFLEQKEEQKFMERVMPNSSASRWSPLFADVNHRGITKSTGIKHFCDYFGIDVSETMSFGDGGNDIAMLKFTKIGVAMGNANDNVKEIADYVTEDVDNHGIESALMHFGVL encoded by the coding sequence ATGAGTTCATTAGAAAAACCGAATATTAAAGCCGTATTTTTTGATATCGATGGCACGTTGATCAGCTTTAAAACCAATACAATACCGGAATCTACCCAAAAAGCCATAAAAAGCCTTCGCAAAAAAGGAATAAAAGTAATTGTTGCTACAGGACGCTCTATTAATTCTTTGGATCACATAAGGCATATTACTTTTGACGGATTTATTACCTTCAATGGAAGCTGCTGCATCACTACAGAAGGAAAAGTAATGTATAAAACTTTCATAGACTCTTCCGATATAAAAAAACTTATTCAACATGCGGAGGACTTTCCTTTAAGTTATTCATTAATGTATGAAAATAAAGTTGAGATTAACGATGCGACACCTGAAGTTGTAGGGATGTATGCACATGTTAATCTACCTGTGCCTCCTGTTCATAATAAGGAAGATATTGATACCGATCATGTTCTTCAGGCCAATATCTTTCTGGAACAAAAAGAGGAACAAAAGTTTATGGAGCGTGTAATGCCAAATTCATCAGCGTCGAGATGGAGTCCTTTATTTGCGGATGTAAATCATAGAGGAATCACTAAAAGTACGGGAATTAAACATTTCTGTGATTATTTCGGTATTGATGTTTCTGAAACCATGTCTTTTGGAGATGGTGGAAATGATATTGCCATGCTGAAATTCACAAAAATAGGCGTTGCCATGGGTAATGCCAATGATAATGTAAAAGAAATAGCAGATTATGTAACTGAAGATGTTGACAATCATGGAATTGAATCTGCCCTTATGCATTTTGGAGTTCTTTAA
- a CDS encoding lmo0937 family membrane protein, producing MRSILWLVAVICIVVWLLGMLGIVPGMDTGYLVHILLVIAIIVVLYNLISGRRPLD from the coding sequence ATGAGAAGTATATTATGGTTAGTCGCAGTTATCTGTATAGTTGTGTGGCTTTTAGGAATGTTGGGAATCGTACCGGGAATGGATACGGGATATTTAGTTCACATATTGCTGGTTATCGCAATTATTGTAGTTCTTTATAATCTGATATCAGGTAGAAGACCCCTCGATTAG
- a CDS encoding OmpH family outer membrane protein — translation MKKLLLVCSFASGLFLTSNFVKAQQKIGHVNSDEIFDNLSETKAADASLNTFTKTKQAEIEKLITTYETKLKAGQEKEKTMTEANKEVLIKELTATQTELEALGKNIEAARVKAAQDISKKQAELFTPIQKKVAAMISAVAKEKGLAYVFDIAASQGNSNIAYMDGGEDITATVKSKLTTSPAKPAVK, via the coding sequence ATGAAAAAGTTACTTTTAGTATGTTCCTTTGCTTCAGGGCTTTTCCTGACATCCAATTTCGTAAAGGCACAACAGAAAATTGGCCATGTAAATTCTGATGAAATTTTTGATAATCTTTCTGAAACAAAAGCAGCAGATGCTTCACTTAACACTTTTACCAAAACAAAGCAGGCTGAAATCGAAAAGCTAATCACTACCTACGAGACCAAGCTGAAAGCAGGCCAGGAAAAGGAAAAAACAATGACCGAAGCAAATAAAGAAGTATTGATAAAAGAACTTACGGCGACACAAACTGAGCTTGAAGCTTTAGGAAAAAATATCGAAGCGGCCAGGGTAAAGGCGGCTCAGGATATTTCCAAGAAACAGGCAGAACTATTCACACCAATTCAGAAGAAAGTTGCAGCGATGATTTCTGCTGTAGCAAAAGAGAAAGGACTGGCGTATGTATTTGATATTGCCGCATCTCAGGGAAACAGCAATATCGCTTATATGGATGGCGGCGAAGATATTACGGCCACAGTAAAGTCTAAACTTACAACATCACCTGCAAAGCCTGCCGTCAAATAA